One Nyctibius grandis isolate bNycGra1 chromosome 17, bNycGra1.pri, whole genome shotgun sequence genomic window carries:
- the SEMA6C gene encoding semaphorin-6C isoform X1 — MPGVPLPFVLLLLVPGGPARAFPRDLVPRSTVGLAATAAYPRFGGLRGDNGTARLGLDFQHMLRLNGSLLVAARDHIYAFDLGQDRGTLYPQRHVTWEAQDRENCAMRGRRQDECHNYIRVLVPRDAGTLLACGTNAFSPLCRTYQVSSLAQEGEEVSGQARCPFDAKQSVVALFVDGSLYSATVADFQASDAVIYRSLSPGRPPLRTLKYSSRWLQEPHFVQALPYGPYVYFFFREVAVELSALGKVAVARVARVCRNDRGGSPRVLERRWTSFLKVRLRCPVPGDAVFDFDVLEAVTPPRALHGRPAVLALFGTQPNSIPGSAVCAFYLADVERAFEGPFAEPRGAAGTWAPVPEDRVPRPRPGCCAGTGPAAAVGTSGDLPDETLAFAKEHPLLHGAVAPAGGRPLFTRTGTRLTQLAVDVGAGPRGNHTVLFLGAEDGRVLKVLVATRHLGATRHPSGTPGPGDSREPGDTGDAGSETLLLEEISLYDPGRCRGPRGASRVLGLELHPPGRELYVAFAGCLVRLPVSRCARHGACRGSCLAARDPYCVWLPPRGCVPFSEDLPSGFEQDVEGSPGIAGTCQGHQGTRVAPGDTGGLARPRSALTDAPAAGDSDGDGDLAHGVRQAGPGAAATVPVPVLVGCVLGAFALGALATGLLVACCRRPAGPKGPPQPPATPRVQPPGPRLYPPLPPQGGAGGPRDPPELPTPEATPQLPTRTPRERAAEPRCGQATHLGTPGCPEPPGPGPPPKATLEELLQRLHGAGGSGWPVTPPGSGSFASRVQPGPPLASLPPAPRDGAPRRLDVPPDSPPPPRRPLAQRHSLGGTPARPPGLARGLTRMHSLGAPGGPLWAPRPGTLQRSLSAKPPVLPKPPLAAPGRP; from the exons ATGCCGGGGGTCCCGCTGCCcttcgtcctcctcctcctcgtccccGGGGGGCCGGCACGGGCCTTCCCGCGGGACCTGGTGCCGCGCAGCACCGTGGGGCTGGCAG CCACCGCCGCCTACCCCCGCTTCGGCGGCCTCCGGGGCGACAACGGCACCGCCCGGCTCGGCCTCGACTTCCAGCACATGCTGCGCCTCAACGGCTCGCTCCTCGTGGCGGCCCG GGACCACATCTACGCCTTCGACCTGGGGCAGGACAGGGGGACGCTGTACCCGCAGCGG CACGTCACGTGGGAGGCGCAGGACAGGGAGAACTGCGCCATGCGGGGCCGGCGGCAG GACGAGTGCCACAACTACATCAGGGTGCTGGTGCCCCGCGACGCCGGGACCCTCCTGGCCTGCGGCACCAACGCCTTCAGCCCCCTGTGCCGCACCTAccag GTGAGCAGCCTGGCGCAGGAGGGCGAGGAGGTGAGCGGCCAGGCCCGGTGCCCCTTTGATGCCAAGCAGAGCGTCGTCGCTCTCTTTGTCG aCGGCAGCCTCTACTCGGCCACGGTGGCTGATTTCCAGGCGAGCGACGCCGTGATCTACCGGAGCCtcagccccggccgccccccgctcAGGACCCTCAAGTACAGCTCGCGCTGGCTGCAGG AGCCCCACTTCGTGCAGGCGCTGCCCTACGGCCCCTACGTCTACTTCTTCTTCCGCGAGGTCGCCGTGGAGCTCAGCGCCCTGGGCAAG GTGGCGGTGGCGCGGGTGGCACGGGTGTGCCGCAACGACCGGGGGGGCTCGCCGCGGGTGCTGGAGCGGCGCTGGACATCCTTCCTGAAGGTGCGGCTGCGGTGCCCCGTCCCCGGGGACGCCGTCTTCGACTTCGATGTCCTGGAGGCGGTGACACCCCCCCGTGCCCTGCACGGGCGCCCTGCCGTCCTCGCCCTCTTCGGCACCCAGCCCAACAG CATCCCCGGCTCGGCCGTCTGCGCCTTCTACCTGGCCGACGTGGAGCGGGCGTTCGAGGGGCCCTTCGCCGAGCCCCGCGGCGCCGCCGGCACCTGGGCCCCGGTGCCCGAGGACAGGGTGCCCCGACCCAG GCCGGGCTGCTGCGCCGGGacgggcccggccgccgccgtcGGCACCTCCGGGGACCTCCCCGACGAGACGTTGGCCTTTGCCAAGGAGCACCCGCTGCTGCACGGCGCCGTGGCACCCGCCGGCGGGCGGCCCCTCTTCACCCGCACCGGCACCAG GCTGACGCAGCTGGCCGTGGACGTgggcgcggggccgcgggggaACCACACCGTGCTCTTCCTGGGCGCCGAGGACGGGCGGGTGCTGAAGGTCCTGGTGGCCACGCGGCACCTCGGGGCCACCCGGCACCCCAGTGGCACCCCGGGGCCCGGTGACAGCCGGGAGCCTGGTGACACCGGGGACGCCGGCTCCGAGacgctgctgctggaggagatcAGCCTGTACGACCCCGGACG GTgccgggggccgcggggcgCCAGccgggtgctggggctggagctgcaccCACCGGGCCGGGAGCTCTACGTCGCCTTCGCCGGGTGCCTGGTGCGTCTGCCCGTGAGCCGCTGCGCCCGGCACGGAGCCTGCCGCGG GAGCTGCCTGGCCGCCCGTGACCCCTACTGCGTCTGGCtgcccccccggggctgcgtCCCCTTCTCCGAGGACCTCCC GAGCGGCTTCGAGCAGGACGTGGAGGGATCCCCTGGGATCGCTGGGACCTGCCAAG gacatcaggggacacgGGTGGCCCCAGGGGACACGGGTGGCCTGGCCCGACCCCGCTCTGCTCTCACAGATGCACCAGCTGCAGGGGACAGTGACGGAGACGGGGACTTGGCCCACG GGGTGCgccaggccgggccgggggccgcGGCGACAGTGCCAGTGCCGGTGCTGGTGGGCTGCGTGCTGGGCGCCTTCGCCCTGGGCGCCCTGGCCAcggggctgctggtggcctgctgccgccgccccgctgGCCCCAAgggccccccgcagccccccgccacCCCGCGGGTCCagccgcccggcccccgcctctaccccccgctgccgccccagggaggggctgggggcccGCGGGACCCCCCGGAGCTGCCCACCCCCGAGGCCACCCCGCAGCTGCCCACCAGGACGCCCCGGGAGCGGGCGGCGGAGCCCCGCTGCGGCCAGGCCACCCACCTcggcaccccggggtgcccggAGCCCCCCGGCCCGGGACCCCCGCCCAAGGCCAccctggaggagctgctgcagcggctgcacggggcggggggctcggggtggCCGGTGACCCCCCCCGGCAGCGGCTCCTTCGCCAGCCGGGTGCAGCCGGGCCCCCCGCTCGCCAgcctccccccggccccccgcgaCGGGGCTCCCCGCCGGCTGGACGTGCCCCCCgacagcccccccccgccccgccggcccctgGCACAGAGACACTCGCTGGGGGGGACACCCGCGAGACCCCCCGGCCTGGCCCGGGGGCTCACCCGCATGCACTCGCTGGGGGCCCCGGGGGGGCCGCTCTgggccccccgccccggcacccTGCAGCGCTCCCTCTCCGCGAAGCCCCCGGTGCTGCCCAAGCCCCCGCTGGCGGCCCCAGGGCGGCCCTGA